A region of Burkholderiales bacterium JOSHI_001 DNA encodes the following proteins:
- a CDS encoding type IV secretory pathway, VirB6 component (PFAM: TrbL/VirB6 plasmid conjugal transfer protein), whose amino-acid sequence MFTWVGAQLDGILANYVLGVVAALMAGLAPIALSAMTVWVALYGWAVLRNEVSETLPVFMWKVFKIGLVLALALQAGFYISTVSDSANGLAMGVAATFLPVGVDPSTVTSPYALLDKFNDDASTQVADIMKEASMFRLDLLLAAAIFSLGSMVFLCIALFVVTLSKLLLTFVIAVGPLFVLCLAWRPTARFFDSWLSMVLNAVVLTWFAFFALGLSAFMGTSMFKAIQDGGGFLGANFNVLGESTRYCVLMLLMAILCFQAPSLASALTGGAAVQQGVQMVQNAMMVAGLRSAAGGRGAAGAAVQGGAIQAGSGLPYTAGRAAAAAAATAGRGVRAARVAAYKLAALRGRR is encoded by the coding sequence ATGTTCACCTGGGTCGGCGCACAACTGGACGGCATCCTGGCCAACTACGTGCTGGGCGTGGTGGCCGCACTGATGGCCGGCCTGGCGCCCATCGCGTTGAGCGCCATGACCGTCTGGGTGGCGCTGTACGGCTGGGCGGTGCTGCGCAACGAAGTGTCCGAGACCCTGCCGGTGTTCATGTGGAAGGTGTTCAAGATCGGCCTGGTGCTGGCCCTGGCGCTGCAAGCGGGCTTCTACATCAGCACCGTGTCCGACTCGGCCAACGGCCTGGCGATGGGCGTGGCCGCCACCTTCCTGCCGGTGGGTGTGGACCCCAGCACCGTCACCAGCCCCTACGCGCTGCTGGACAAGTTCAACGACGACGCCAGCACCCAGGTGGCCGACATCATGAAAGAAGCCAGCATGTTCCGGCTGGACCTGCTGCTGGCCGCGGCCATCTTTTCCCTGGGCTCGATGGTCTTCCTGTGCATCGCGCTCTTTGTGGTGACGCTGTCCAAGCTCCTCCTCACCTTCGTCATCGCGGTCGGCCCGCTGTTCGTGCTGTGCCTGGCCTGGCGGCCCACCGCGCGCTTCTTCGACAGCTGGCTGTCCATGGTGCTGAACGCCGTGGTGCTGACCTGGTTTGCCTTCTTTGCGCTGGGACTCAGCGCCTTCATGGGCACGTCCATGTTCAAGGCCATCCAGGACGGGGGCGGCTTCCTGGGTGCCAACTTCAACGTGCTGGGCGAATCCACCCGCTACTGCGTGCTGATGCTGCTGATGGCCATCCTGTGTTTCCAGGCCCCCAGCCTGGCCTCGGCCCTGACCGGCGGCGCGGCCGTGCAGCAAGGCGTGCAGATGGTGCAGAACGCCATGATGGTGGCGGGCCTGCGCTCGGCCGCCGGGGGCCGTGGTGCTGCGGGTGCCGCCGTACAGGGCGGCGCCATCCAGGCCGGCAGCGGCTTGCCCTATACCGCGGGTCGCGCGGCGGCAGCCGCCGCGGCCACCGCAGGGCGCGGCGTGCGCGCGGCACGCGTGGCCGCCTACAAGCTCGCCGCCCTGCGGGGCCGGCGTTGA
- a CDS encoding type IV secretion/conjugal transfer ATPase, VirB4 family (PFAM: CagE, TrbE, VirB family, component of type IV transporter system~TIGRFAM: type IV secretion/conjugal transfer ATPase, VirB4 family), with protein sequence MPGLFKVDGNVDRRWLGGTAHRPRYWAQARAENPLTRFVPFSSQLSDHDVITRGGDYLRVWRLDGVPFEAADEHLIAERHEALCGLLRNLAGGQWAVWTHRVHRVVTDALQHPTEAGFARNLSQAYQARLAQRRMMSNELYLTLVYRPNASRVSRALQSTRRSRTVIAQAQADALAVMAERSALVDRLLRGFGPQMLGRREQHGRTYSEVAEFLGFLVNGQWRPIPMTTGPLFRTLPTTRLSFGGDKLELRQGDEQRYAALVDIKEYADAVQPGVLNALLYEDSEFIETQSFSILPRREAMRALELQRDQLIASDDVVASQVAEMDVALNELGDGQFCMGEYHYSLVVFGDSLADAGRRAAQAIGAVGEASSLQMAPVDLVADAAWFAQMPGTWQWRPREAKLSSRAFAALASGHNFARGKRDGNPWGEALALLRTPSGQPFYLNLHSSPEGQDSADQKLPGNTLIIGSTGVGKTTLEMFLLTLTRKWNPAPRLVLFDLDRGCEIAIRALGGRYLALEAGQPTGINPLKREPTPGRIQFWEQLVRTCLATPALPLMPSDERAIADAVKAVAMMPASLRRFSTVRQNLPKTGENSLYERLGRWCQGGALGWVFDADSAGSDRLDTLEADAVIAFDTTEFLDLPEVRTPMMMVLLQAMEELVNGQRLIYVISEFWKALDHDIFSDFAKQKQKTIRKQNGLGIFDTQSPSDVLRHPIGRTMVEQSVTKIFLANPEAVREEYVDGFGLSEAEFDIVRSLSAQGGRRFLVKQGHASAICELDLSGLDDFIAVLSATTDNVALLDAVRSAHGNDPCQWLPVFLRQVQDRRFRTPRRAA encoded by the coding sequence ATGCCTGGTTTGTTCAAGGTTGACGGCAACGTGGACCGTCGGTGGCTCGGAGGCACTGCGCACCGCCCGCGCTACTGGGCGCAGGCCCGGGCCGAGAACCCGCTGACGCGCTTCGTGCCGTTCTCGTCCCAGTTGTCCGACCACGACGTCATCACCCGCGGTGGCGACTACCTGCGGGTGTGGCGCCTGGACGGCGTGCCCTTCGAAGCCGCCGACGAGCACCTGATCGCCGAACGACACGAAGCCCTGTGCGGCCTGCTGCGCAACCTGGCCGGAGGCCAGTGGGCGGTGTGGACGCATCGCGTGCACCGCGTGGTGACGGATGCCCTACAGCACCCGACGGAGGCCGGCTTCGCCCGCAACCTGTCCCAGGCCTACCAGGCCAGGCTCGCACAGCGCCGCATGATGAGCAACGAGCTCTACCTGACCCTGGTGTACCGCCCCAACGCGTCGCGCGTCAGCCGGGCGCTGCAGTCCACCCGGCGCTCCCGCACTGTCATCGCACAGGCTCAGGCCGATGCCCTGGCCGTGATGGCCGAACGCAGCGCCCTGGTGGACCGCCTGCTGCGCGGCTTTGGGCCGCAGATGCTGGGCCGCCGTGAACAGCACGGGCGCACGTACTCGGAAGTGGCTGAATTCCTGGGCTTCCTGGTCAACGGCCAATGGCGCCCCATCCCCATGACCACAGGGCCGCTGTTTCGCACCCTGCCCACCACCCGCCTTTCCTTCGGTGGCGACAAGTTGGAACTGCGCCAGGGCGACGAGCAACGCTACGCCGCCCTGGTGGACATCAAGGAGTACGCCGACGCGGTGCAGCCCGGCGTGCTGAACGCGTTGCTCTACGAAGACAGCGAATTCATCGAGACGCAGAGTTTTTCCATCCTGCCCCGGCGCGAGGCCATGCGGGCGCTGGAACTGCAGCGCGACCAGCTCATCGCCAGCGACGACGTGGTGGCCAGCCAGGTTGCCGAGATGGACGTGGCGCTGAACGAACTGGGCGACGGCCAGTTCTGCATGGGTGAGTACCACTACAGCCTGGTGGTGTTCGGTGACAGCCTGGCCGACGCTGGCCGCCGCGCGGCACAAGCCATCGGCGCGGTGGGCGAAGCCAGCAGCTTGCAGATGGCGCCGGTGGACCTGGTGGCCGACGCGGCCTGGTTCGCCCAGATGCCTGGCACCTGGCAATGGCGCCCGCGGGAAGCCAAGCTGTCGTCCCGCGCCTTCGCGGCACTGGCCAGCGGGCACAACTTTGCGCGCGGCAAGCGCGACGGCAACCCCTGGGGCGAAGCCCTGGCCCTGCTGCGCACCCCCTCTGGCCAGCCCTTTTACCTGAACCTGCACAGCAGCCCCGAAGGCCAGGACTCGGCCGACCAGAAGCTGCCCGGCAACACGCTGATCATCGGCTCCACCGGCGTGGGCAAGACCACGCTGGAAATGTTCCTGCTGACGCTGACCCGCAAGTGGAACCCGGCGCCGCGCCTGGTGCTGTTCGACCTGGACCGCGGCTGCGAAATCGCCATCCGCGCCCTGGGCGGGCGCTACCTGGCGCTGGAAGCCGGCCAGCCCACGGGCATCAACCCACTGAAGCGCGAACCCACGCCCGGCCGCATCCAGTTCTGGGAACAGCTGGTGCGCACCTGCCTGGCCACGCCCGCCCTGCCCTTGATGCCCAGCGACGAACGCGCCATTGCCGACGCCGTGAAGGCCGTGGCCATGATGCCGGCCAGCCTGCGCCGCTTCTCCACCGTGCGCCAGAACCTGCCCAAGACCGGTGAGAACAGCCTGTACGAACGCCTGGGCCGCTGGTGCCAGGGCGGCGCGCTGGGCTGGGTGTTCGATGCCGACAGCGCCGGGTCCGACCGGCTGGACACGCTGGAGGCGGATGCGGTCATCGCGTTTGACACCACCGAATTCCTGGACCTGCCCGAGGTGCGCACCCCGATGATGATGGTGCTGCTGCAGGCCATGGAAGAACTGGTGAACGGCCAGCGCCTGATCTATGTGATTTCAGAATTCTGGAAAGCGCTGGACCACGACATCTTCAGCGACTTCGCCAAGCAGAAGCAGAAAACCATCCGCAAGCAGAACGGCCTGGGCATCTTCGACACGCAAAGCCCGTCCGACGTGCTGCGCCACCCCATCGGCCGGACCATGGTGGAGCAGAGCGTCACCAAGATCTTCCTGGCCAACCCCGAGGCCGTGCGAGAGGAATACGTGGACGGTTTCGGCCTGAGCGAGGCCGAGTTCGACATCGTGCGCAGCCTGTCTGCCCAAGGCGGCCGGCGCTTCCTGGTGAAGCAGGGCCACGCCAGCGCCATCTGCGAGCTGGACCTGTCCGGCCTGGACGATTTCATTGCGGTGCTGTCGGCCACCACCGACAACGTCGCGCTGCTGGACGCCGTGCGCAGCGCGCATGGCAACGATCCGTGTCAATGGCTTCCCGTCTTCCTCCGGCAGGTGCAGGATCGCAGGTTCCGTACCCCAAGGAGAGCAGCATGA
- a CDS encoding type IV secretory pathway, VirB3 component (PFAM: Type IV secretory pathway, VirB3-like protein), with protein MHAEAIYKGATRPAMKLGVPLVPLVVLFGTAMLLTMWGGALLSWWVAVGVLSAVLPALLWMRFVTAKDDQRFHQAFVAMKLRLHDRNRRFWHARSYSPTLYREASDAWFVQG; from the coding sequence ATGCACGCTGAAGCCATCTACAAGGGCGCCACCCGGCCGGCGATGAAGCTGGGGGTTCCGTTGGTGCCCTTGGTGGTGCTGTTCGGCACCGCCATGCTGCTCACCATGTGGGGCGGTGCCCTGCTCAGCTGGTGGGTGGCCGTGGGTGTGCTGTCCGCCGTGCTGCCCGCGTTGCTGTGGATGCGCTTCGTCACGGCGAAGGACGACCAGCGATTTCACCAGGCCTTCGTCGCCATGAAGCTGCGCCTGCACGACCGCAATCGGCGCTTCTGGCACGCCCGCAGCTATTCACCCACCCTCTATCGGGAGGCCAGTGATGCCTGGTTTGTTCAAGGTTGA
- a CDS encoding TrbC/VIRB2 family protein (PFAM: TrbC/VIRB2 family) translates to MNNPRQTRTIGPVHCALAAALVFMCRLAQAQGQNQGFDKINTTVTNVNTILVTISVAVVTMAIIWAGFKMIFQGARLADVANVLIGGTLVGGAAAFAGYIVN, encoded by the coding sequence ATGAACAACCCGCGACAAACCAGGACCATTGGCCCCGTTCACTGCGCGCTGGCGGCGGCCCTCGTCTTCATGTGCCGCTTGGCCCAGGCCCAAGGCCAGAACCAGGGCTTCGACAAGATCAACACCACGGTCACCAACGTCAACACCATCCTGGTGACCATCTCGGTGGCGGTGGTCACCATGGCCATCATCTGGGCCGGGTTCAAGATGATCTTTCAAGGCGCCCGCCTGGCCGATGTGGCCAATGTGTTGATCGGCGGCACCCTGGTGGGCGGGGCCGCGGCGTTTGCCGGCTACATCGTCAACTGA
- a CDS encoding transglycosylase family protein (PFAM: Transglycosylase SLT domain), translating to MDTSTFMALALACAPQVDATTTQALVAVESSHNPYAIGVVQGALLRQPRHLAEAQATAHQLQRDGRNFSVGLAQINVHQFDRLGLTLSKAFDPCTNLQAMQAVLAGCYARALPQHPAPAALRHALSCYYSGNFSTGYRHGYVQRVAAAARSARAARFPASDIHTYLPTPETPR from the coding sequence ATGGACACTTCTACGTTCATGGCGCTGGCCCTGGCCTGCGCACCGCAAGTGGATGCCACCACCACCCAAGCCCTGGTCGCGGTGGAAAGCAGCCACAACCCCTACGCCATCGGCGTGGTTCAAGGTGCCCTGCTTCGGCAGCCCCGCCACCTGGCTGAAGCCCAGGCCACCGCGCACCAACTGCAGCGGGACGGTCGGAACTTCAGCGTGGGCCTGGCGCAGATCAACGTGCACCAGTTCGACCGCCTGGGCCTGACGCTCTCCAAAGCCTTTGACCCCTGCACCAACCTGCAGGCAATGCAGGCTGTGCTGGCGGGTTGCTACGCGCGCGCCCTGCCCCAACACCCTGCGCCAGCAGCGCTGCGCCATGCCCTGTCCTGCTACTACAGCGGCAACTTCAGCACGGGCTATCGCCACGGTTATGTGCAGCGGGTGGCCGCGGCTGCCAGGTCAGCGCGGGCCGCGCGCTTTCCCGCCAGCGACATCCACACCTACTTACCCACCCCGGAGACCCCGCGATGA
- a CDS encoding PEP phosphonomutase-like enzyme, giving the protein MTETRPSISDKRRSFQQLHAAGCFAIPNPWDVGSARFLQSLGFKALATTSSGFAWSQGRPDLPDSRDVVLAHLRAMVEATDLPINADFENGYAPDAAGVAESVRLAIEAGVAGLSIEDSTGDASSSLFPMDVAVERIRAARRSIDKAGGDVVLVGRAECFLVGRPHIEETIARLKAYADAGADCLYAPGIRTREHITAVVAGVAPKPVNLLVGTASEFSMADIAGMGVRRVSVGGALARSAWGGFMRAARLIAEQGRFDGFADAAAGSELDAFFRDDLGKRRAP; this is encoded by the coding sequence ATGACTGAGACTCGTCCGAGCATTTCAGATAAGCGTCGCAGCTTTCAACAACTGCACGCGGCAGGGTGCTTCGCCATTCCGAACCCCTGGGACGTTGGCAGTGCCCGGTTCCTGCAGAGCCTGGGCTTCAAGGCGCTGGCGACCACCAGTTCGGGCTTCGCCTGGTCCCAGGGGCGACCTGATCTCCCGGATTCGCGAGACGTGGTGCTGGCCCATCTTCGCGCCATGGTCGAGGCCACGGACTTGCCGATCAACGCGGACTTCGAGAACGGCTATGCGCCCGATGCGGCCGGCGTCGCCGAAAGCGTGCGGCTTGCGATAGAGGCCGGCGTTGCGGGCTTGTCCATCGAAGATTCAACCGGTGATGCGTCCAGCTCGCTGTTTCCGATGGACGTTGCCGTTGAGCGAATTCGTGCGGCACGGAGATCAATCGACAAGGCGGGCGGCGACGTGGTGCTGGTTGGCCGTGCAGAATGCTTCCTGGTGGGGCGGCCACACATCGAAGAGACGATTGCCAGGCTCAAGGCCTACGCAGATGCCGGTGCGGATTGCCTGTATGCGCCCGGCATTCGCACCCGCGAGCACATCACGGCCGTGGTGGCTGGCGTGGCACCCAAACCGGTGAACCTGCTGGTTGGGACAGCGAGCGAGTTCTCGATGGCGGACATTGCCGGAATGGGCGTGCGCCGGGTCAGCGTGGGCGGGGCGTTGGCGCGCAGCGCCTGGGGTGGCTTCATGCGAGCTGCGCGGCTGATTGCGGAGCAGGGGCGGTTTGATGGCTTCGCTGACGCGGCAGCTGGTTCCGAGTTGGACGCGTTCTTTCGGGATGATCTTGGGAAGAGAAGGGCGCCTTGA
- a CDS encoding PEP-CTERM putative exosortase interaction domain-containing protein (PFAM: PEP-CTERM motif~TIGRFAM: PEP-CTERM putative exosortase interaction domain) yields MHDRAPSPPDSEAAPIARIRAWTAAAAVALLVGMPWCANAAEASLSFGSIVAPIPLLTDPVAIQDSRHVDNASATIDFQGSASLLDGTLRAKLEMTPHTVFLSGPAALVRAQLDDRLTVVGPGTGIVVLQLRMDVHALMTVDANMGPNTIDSLELSASMSIDNVLSSSMYILRRRITNDLSVITEDSMQCLGQPCNLNQPLTPAGIVDGQVIFDVQTRPGISLPFQAYLLVTTYGSPEVFGAVDASNTASISYALPAGYTLTSQSGLFLSAVPEPSTTMLAMFGGAVVWVGWRRRSFSDSRMRLARCDAIGPSRASA; encoded by the coding sequence ATGCACGATCGTGCCCCTTCGCCGCCCGATAGTGAGGCTGCACCCATCGCCCGGATTCGGGCCTGGACGGCCGCTGCGGCGGTGGCGCTGCTCGTTGGCATGCCCTGGTGCGCGAACGCCGCCGAGGCCTCTCTTTCGTTCGGCTCGATCGTGGCGCCGATTCCGTTGCTCACCGACCCGGTGGCTATCCAGGACAGCCGTCACGTCGACAACGCCAGCGCCACCATCGATTTCCAGGGTTCCGCCAGCCTGCTCGACGGCACGCTGCGCGCCAAGCTCGAAATGACGCCCCACACGGTATTCCTGAGCGGCCCGGCTGCGTTGGTGCGGGCGCAGCTCGACGACCGGCTAACGGTCGTCGGACCGGGCACGGGCATCGTCGTGCTGCAGCTGCGTATGGATGTCCATGCCCTGATGACGGTGGACGCCAACATGGGGCCGAACACCATAGACAGCCTCGAGCTCAGCGCATCGATGTCCATCGACAACGTGCTCAGTTCGTCTATGTACATCCTGCGTCGCAGGATCACGAACGACCTGAGCGTCATCACCGAAGACTCCATGCAGTGCCTCGGCCAGCCCTGCAACCTCAACCAACCGCTGACTCCGGCCGGCATCGTCGACGGGCAGGTCATCTTCGACGTGCAGACCAGGCCGGGCATTAGCCTCCCATTCCAGGCCTACCTCCTCGTTACGACCTATGGCTCGCCCGAGGTGTTCGGCGCGGTCGACGCTAGCAACACGGCGAGCATTTCCTACGCGCTGCCGGCCGGCTACACACTGACGTCACAGTCGGGACTCTTCCTCAGCGCCGTACCCGAGCCATCCACGACGATGCTGGCCATGTTCGGCGGCGCGGTGGTGTGGGTCGGGTGGCGCCGGCGCAGTTTCTCCGACTCGAGGATGCGCCTTGCTCGGTGCGACGCGATAGGCCCCAGCCGGGCCAGTGCGTGA